TTGATTTTCGCTCGCGGGGATGAAAACCCGCTTTTGCATTGAATGCTTATCACatatatttgctgtggattccggaggcggacgctcgctgtggattccacaatgcaaatgtggccatgtgcattcggcctaacagACTATTGACAATGAGCCATTATATCCTTTATAACAGGAAGCTTTGATATAGCAGCGAAGTCTTTGAGATGCTTTTTTAGCCATTAAATGCTATTTTTGTTGAACAATAAATTATACGATTCTCAGTTagtgtgccttcacacttgcaaagcaatatcgctgcgtttttttactgcaaatgtcaataggactttctaatgttaaagctCGCAATTTGTgcacaatgtgtttttaacattaaaaagtcctattgacatttgctgtaaaaaaaaaacaaaaaaaaacccacagcgaTATTGCGATCGCATGCGCAGGACCGGTTACAGATACACTATGGGTATCAATGAGCCGCGCAGCGGGGTGTCCTCACATGACCAGGACTCATTTGTATCTTCTGGGAGTTACCAATGAAAGGGTTTATTGAATTACATCAGAAAGAAGTCTTTAAAACTACGAGgaattgatacagaaagtataAAATAGTACAATTTTATACAAAAAATGTACATTTATGTGTTAAAACCAAAATACCCctgtaggccactctcacacatagcaTCGGCAAAACGCCGCGATTTTGACTGTACtgttttgctgcaattttacAGTTGTTTTTGGAGATAAGTCACTGCGTCCGGCGGATTTTTAATGCAACCTATCATAGTGATGGGTGATGAGTTGCATTAAAAAGAgcaaaaaacactgtaaaatagagcagataACACTCGAAAATCACAAGGCCcccttgaaaacaataggaatgtTTTACAGTGATTACCATAGTGTCAAAATGCCATTGTAGTCGcaagtaaaaagcgcatgtgtgtgagtggccttaacGTTCCCCATCTCCAGCACACTAATTGCTTCCATCAGATATATAGTAGTATATATTGCTGTAGTCATTGATAATATATTATGCAATTGAAATGGAATAGTCTAGAAATGGGTTGATTTAAGGTCAttgttaaaagaagaaatgactcttcggactcattcacacaagcatggttTTCACGCCCTAacaggtgcgtgaaaaaaaattgcattatgctcgggagaaaatcgcgtgaactagtgatttttttttttccacgcacagAAGCCCCGAGCTCCATGTGTGTAAAAactgcccattcactggagcagcttctTGCGTTAAAGCACAGCTGCGCTgtggaattgcccagcagcggggctggaggaattccagCTGCTTATAGTGGGACTTTTAAAGTGTGCTGCCCAGAAGTACATTGTAAGTTTACAGGGGCACATTTAAAATGTATTTCTGGGTGTAGCAGCACCGCTGCAGTTAGGAATTcccttggttggcagacatcctCCTAATTACTtgtaatcttcttttcctgcgtAGGAGTTCCATAAActccggctcccataggagtctatggacactcacGCACGGTTCACACCAAAGACGggtcagatcctatcttttctcgcagcacggaccttagatgcaggcattgtacccacacatgttctatctttggaagGTGCGAGTTTTTTGCGCGTCTTAACATTCTTCCATCttaacacttctataggaaaccattggttttaatagatgtgatttattaatttttttttcacgcgcctattctgtgtgaaaaccacgcttgtgtgaaagaggtcttaatGAAAGGTGTCTTCCATCGGCAAGTAAGAAGTCCCATAACTGCAAGGAGCATGCACATCTAGATCTAAGTGATGCACTTACCCAAGTGGTTAAGATTACTGTCAGTATATTTCCAAGGACATAACCGAGTTGAGCCAAGGCGTATTGCTGCCGATTATGAAAAAACATAAAACCATGTTTTCAGTATATAATTTCCTGTGTATTACAGTCATTTTCAATATTGTGACTCCTGAGTGCATTTTACACAATGTTATTGTCGGTAATCACAGTAATCAGCAGACAAATCAGATTCTATCCGTAGGATGCCGTGAATACTCGTTATATATCTCGGATGCCGCATCAGCTGTGACTACAGAGAAGGTCTGTGAATGTGAATCTCTACAGTTTGTCTTTGCCTTACTGCTATTTTCTTGTCCCCTGTCTGAGGAGGAGCAGAATAAAAATGTCACTTACCACCAGATAAAGAACTCTAGCCAGAAAGTTCTTAAGATTACCATTAAATGCTGCTATAATGCGAGTGCAATCTCCAGTCTGAAATATAAaggttttctttgttttcttttatcTAATTATTTTATAATCAGTTGCCATTAGTAACAATTACATGTAAAGATGTATTAACCCATTAAACAATCCTCTAGTGTCCGTTAGCGAGCGCACGATAGACCTGTCtttatacacagcagccaatgTGAATCAGCAGAGCGGCAGGGAAAGGGGAGAGAGCGAAAGACTGGACCAAGGATTTGTCAGGAGACGTTACTCTGACTTCCTGTAGACCCCGTAGATAAGTTGTAGTCAGGGGTCACAGCTCTGCCCTATCAGAGCCGAGGAAAACAATCAGCTAAGCTCTGAATAGGCAGCGGCTATACTCTCAGACATACATTTAAAATGCCTTCTTCCATCAGAACGTTCCAATCATCATATACAGCGATACCTTTTTGTAAAATCCCTTAAACTGCGATGTACTGGCATGTTTCATTTATGCTTGACAACTAATGTTGCTGCATTCTGTTGGGATATCTGATAAAATGGGAGCTACAAGAAAGCCAAACAACAGAAATGTCTCTGTTCATTGAATAGATATATGTAACATACTGTCTATGATGTAactatgagccttgtgtggcagaGCCgaattaaggcagcagaaatgcagtcctaagttctcgctCACAACTTAAAGGTTGCAGGtttaatccccacgtggttcaggtagttggctcaaggttgacttagccttctatccttccgtggtcggtaaaatgagtacccagaatgctggggggtaaaagatgactaaggaaggcaatggcaaaccaccccacaaaaacagtttgTCGAGAAAACGTCACGTCATGACTTGGTACTTGTACCAGCGGGCTTTTTCTTTATATGTCCATTATTTGACATAAAAATCCCCTTTAAATTGTAGATTGCTACTTACCAGGATCGCTTCTATCTCTGCAACTGCGAATCCCTAACAAAGATAAAGGTAAACACAATGTAGAATTCCTAGATTTCACAGATACTGTTTTCTTACATGGGTTTAGTATAAGCACTAGAAGACCAAGTAGAGACTTTTACATTTTACTGCACACTTTTCAAGAGATTTTgcataaatgtttattttttttaactctcatTTTAAGCAGGTATgtgaaaaaaaggaacaaaaatgttttgcctctttttgtgcagattttctgtCATTTTGCCATGTACTCCATGAATCTGGCTTTCCATGCaaacagattaaaggggtttcccatgacTAGAACTAAGGTTCTGCTATTTCTCCAGTCTTTTTATTGGCTATTTGAAACAAGCCCAATGTGTGGTAATCTGGACAGCGCTTCTGCTGATTATAGCCAAATAAACCTGTAGTAGTTTACAGTGTGAAATGACTTGGGTGTGCAGAGCAGTCAGACTGTTGTAGGTGCAGGAAACCCTGTCCTGATAAAGGGACATCAAACGAGAGCATGCATGGAGGAGGACTGGGGAGCGGATGGAGTAACCAAGGTGAACATAAATAGGGACCACAAGAAGGAGATATCTGTTGTGATCAAGGTGTCGCAATTAAGGTGAATGACACCTTAGTGGTGAAATAAATAGTGTTTTATTCACAAATAAAAAATGGTGCAATGCGTTTTGGAGCTCTCaaggctcctttctcaagcaccaAACGTACAAGCCACCTATAGCACTGCTCACACACTTGACACCTTCTTTTACTCATTATTGACTGTTTGAGGTATTGAAGCTCAGCCATACTGAAGTGAATGCAGCTGACTTGTAGTACCATACACAGCCAATGGAAAGttatggcgctgtttctgggatAAACAGTAGATCCTTTATCCCAGTCCTGAACAGTCCCCTTATAgccgttgaagtcaatgaaatAACATCATTTAACTTTACCAAATAAGGTTTATCAATGAGCCAATAACATAAAATAGGAAGGAAGGTTCTTACCAGTTTAATTAAAAATGCCTCAAGTGTCAGACCGTAAAGTTGAGCGAATATagtctgaaaagaaaaaaaatatagagtATAAATTAAGAGTGAACCTTTTCAATATTGCAAGAACTACTTATGAAGGAGGGAATATTAACCAGTGTTGTCCTGACATCTATCCGTGTTGGATATACCTCTAGGCAGATATTTTGCGCATTACGTGGTCATCATTTATAGAATTCGTCCTACAGAAACATGTGATTGTTTTATTCTGATCTGTTATTTATAAGTTCATTCTCCTCGATGCTCTCACACAACACTATTAACCGTTTTGCCGCTGTCCCAAACATATGTCTGGTTTTCCCATTGGCTTAATACAGCCCATTTGCTTATTTACCACTGAGAAGTAGAGATCCAAACTGAAGTCAGATCTGTTTGTATCGAGGCCTTCCAATCTGCAGTGAGCAATCAACTTGCTGATAGAGTTTAAATATTTTAGGTTATTAGGTTATTATATAGCACATATAATGTATCAATTAATCTTACTTTATCACATCTAGTCATGATATAATCCTCATTTATAGATCTACAACTTTAGTGTagcctttaaggccgcctgcagacgagcgggtcggatccggcagcgagaaatctcgccgcgcgatccgaccccagagcctgcagggacgagcgcgtactcacccgcgcctggcggccccggctctttgatgtgccggctgccgcgcagccggcgcatgcgcagaccggagccggcggccaggtgagtgcgtgccccgcagaaaattagaacatgccgcggtttgtttgccgcgcgagatttcgcgcggccaaaccgcggccgtctgcataggagtgcgtattgtaatgcactcctatgcagactttcagcggcggaaatcccgcgggaaatcccgcggcgggatttccgctcgtctgcaggcggcctaatatgaATATATTTTGAAGTCAGCATGTAGACATGCGGTCTCCGTGTGAAACTAATTTTCTGTCCTGAGAATAGTTCTGCCTCAATCACAGTCATATTTCAGATCCATATTACGCACATATTTTTTACGCATGTTATACCCCATTGAGTTGCATTGGGCTATGCAGGCATGCATTTCCCATGTGTGCATTTCacactcattaaaaaaaacacaagtcctATTTCCATCTGTATTGCGCACAAGTTAAAAaacagccaaaagatagggcttagcctattttttttctcatgcagagGAATATTGCACAAGAAAGACAGCTGTGAAAGCGAATCCATCACAGTCAAAACAGAATGAAATCAcggtcgtctgtttaagccctaactatgattttttttttcaaattgacCATCGTTTCTTATAATTCGGAAACTTCCTGCTTCCATGTTTTCTGTATAATTTGTTGGCACTCTACCACAGAATCGCTCATAAGACGTCCTGTTACTTTATGATTGTCATTGGCAATATACATATATTGCTCTGAACCAGTGGATGCATACAGTGTTAGGTAAACTATATACATCAGTATTTAgggccccttttacacaggctgagaaATCACCCGGATTTCAGCAAGAATCtgagtgatgatcgttcagtctgaatgcacaactgaTCAATTCATTCAGCGTTCCATTTTTGCATCCTTAAAAACTCAGTGACGGATCGGCCATGTAAacaatcattcatctatgaacaacagtcggtttactgtgaatgaaggcggaccAGAATGACCCCCGGCCGgctgcacctccattcactagcaatgatcattcctgtgtaaaagcacatgagCGATTCGCTGGCaccacctgttgggcatctgcggccgaccggtcgtcccgtgtaaaagccccCTTAGTCTGGTATCTCTGCTTCATTCACTGATGGTTTACCACCATTACAATGTTAGATTGTATTTTATTATGTCATATTAATGTGAAAAACTTTAACAGcgcttatagaaaaaaaaaaaaaaaaactacatttcacACTTAAGATAAAATTACCATAGTACAAATTAAGTCGTCACATGTAGCTTTCTGCCATGTGGATTTTTCACCATCAGCGCATGTCTGTAAAGTAAAGTAAACTTTAGCTGATTTGCTTTTGACCAGGTATATTGTGAGTGACATGGTGACAATCTATTGCTGATTAGACGAACATCTTCACTATACTCATATTACCAATCCCTCCACCTCTAACAGTGATGTGTTATGATCTGTGTTGTATCTGATACCTTGTAACCCAGCAGTATCCAGTCTCTAGTAACATTCTGTTGCAGTTCCCTGCTCCTCCAGTGATATTTGTCTGGACCCAGAATATCATTATACACTAACTAATCTCCAGTGAGTAAGCTGCGCAGTGTCCATCCCAGGGGAACGGTACCCATGGTTATCAGGGTACGGTATGGCCCCGCCCCCAGTGCATGCTGGTCCTATGGTTCACATCTGGTTACATATTACACTCTAGTTATAGTATTCATTCTATTCTAATATAACCATTTTTACGTGAGACCATAAATTTATGGAAAACTAGTAATTGGCTCCAAAGCCCTTAAATATCAATCCAAATTAAGGATGCAAGGGGTTGTCTAAGGTCATTGCATGTCAATACATAATAAATTATCCTATACTTACTTTCCCGGGATCTTGCACCTAAGGAgacatcacagactgctgcagccaatcacagaccgcaGCGTTCGAACATTAggatctgtgattggttgcagcagccttTGATGTCCTGTATAAagcctgactgcagcctgtaagcccAGTGATATAGGAGAGACCTGGCCTGTGCTGCTGGAGCTGCAGGGACCCAGGAGGGGTGAATATAGGACCATGTATTATGTTTTGACATGgggagaataataaaaaaaacaccgaCAACCCTTCTTAAGAAGAAATAGGATAACTAATACAAGTAGTCATCACATATTAAAGCCAGTAAGAGCTTCTGGAAGACGGGGAATCACTTTCAGTTGGGAGGACCAGAGTTTCTTCAGGGTTCTGTACAATATACACAGCGCACCAGAGGAACAATACAGACTGATGTGTAACTGAGGAGCTGATCCTGCCGCAGTATAACACATGTAGCACTGGACTATATACTGGCGGGGGGTCACTAGAAAGCCCAACAGCACATGgactgctgtaatatagcaggaagcccacATCATACCCAACCGTAACCCCCTGATGTACAtgtactgctgtaatatagcaggaagcccacgtTATACACAGCCggtacccctgtgatgtacatatactgctgtaatatagcaggaagcccacgtCATACCCAGCCAGTACCCCTGTGATGAACATGTTgtgctgtaatatagcaggaagcccacgtcatacccagccggtacccctgtgatgtacatgcactgctgtaatatagcaggaagcccacatcatacccagccggtacccctgtgatgtacatgtactgctgtaatatagcaggaagcccacATCATACCCAGCCAgtacccctgtgatgtacatggGCTGCTGTAATATGGCAGGAAGCCCACGTCATACCCAGCCggtacccctgtgatgtacatggactgctgtaatatagcaggaagcccacgtcatacccagccgtcacccctgtgatgtacatgggctgctgtaatataggAGGAAGCCCACATCATACCCAGCCAgtacccctgtgatgtacatggGCTGCTGTAAATTAGGAGGAAGCCCACATCATACCCAGCCggtacccctgtgatgtacaGGGGCTGCTGTAAATTAGGAGGAAGCCCACATCATACCCAGCCGGTACCCCTGAGGaaaaaggggttaatattatgttTTAAACATTTATGTTAAAATTTACCTCTGCACAGTTACAGTTCTTCGAAGCAGAAGCACAGAAAAACGTGATATGTATTACACACTCTTTCTGAAATAAAATTGACAAGTAACAAACAGATCAGTAAATATCAGTAAGGAGAGCATTGTTTTTACATTCTATTTAGCCATTCTGGAGGACGAGACAACAACATTCACTTGAATGAACTCCATGTAATACATCTTTCTTGTAGTTGTCTCCACAAGGAAAATTTTGGGACAGTTGCAACCTTGTTCTGTGATATCTGTCAGTCGCTGTGCTTTTTATGTGGCTTTCATTAAAAAACGCGATTGTGGGGTTGAGAACTCCTTTTAAATGACAGAATAGGAACTTCAGAGGGGCTCTCAGGTCTGGAAAACTCTTTAGGACACGCTGAGTTAATAGAGCGGGGCTTTATATTTATCACCCTCATCTAATTGAGCAGAAGGCATGTCCAACGACTATATACAGTTTATACAGGGTTACTATAAAACAAACAGACACGTTCATCAATTTCTAGAAAGCAAAGTATTACTCTGCAGGAGCTGCTGCAGCTATGAGCTTGATAAGTAACCAGAAAAAGCAAGTGAGGAgcctgtgtatgtgtgtataatggCCTAAAGTGTAGTGTGTGCTGAAGGGGTATTGTGGTAATGGGACATAATTTTCAATTTTCCCTGGATGGGTGAGAActaatagattggtgggggtctgacagctgggacccccactgttcCTGAGAATGGGGATCCCTGCCCCCCCTATTTCACATTTTAAGATCCATTCTGCCATTTCTGTAGTGCAGTGGGGATGGAGCcgctggtcacacatgtgcagcaGAGGCTCCATTCCTCTCTACGGCGCAGACAGCCGTAGCTCGGCAATCTCTGTCTGCCCTACTGATATGAATAGAGCCGTCaagcatttcaatgggactgatggaaaaaGCCAAGCACTGTACGACACTAGctacctatccagtggatggttaaaaactgaaaaatgttTGCTGTTGGTTACAGTTTCTTTGATAGGGATGGACTGAGTCCCAATGGGGAGATGTGCAGCTGTGCTTGGATGATTAGAAGAGTGTTTAAACTAAGGACTGAGAGGTGGCAACCACAGAGATAGAGCGGAGGACAAAGAAGACAGTGACTAATGAAAATGTAGAGTGGAATGATAGGAGCTATACAGTTAGTGCAGTTAATAGagacagaaagtaaaaaaaatatatatatctcaactGCATGTAATACTAGACATCTGATTAATGAAGTTGGCAAACTGGAAGCAATAATGTCTGACCTAGTGGAAATGAttaagacctggttggatgagaGCTATGACTGCATGGTTAACGTAAAGGGTTAAGGTTTGTTCAGAAGGGATAGTAAAATCCAGaattatggccccctgcacacgggcggaaagtccgatgtgggatttcccgcagaatttccgcccgtgcccactgccataggattgcattagataattcaattctatgcacacagccgcgatttgtccgcgtttAAACatgcgtggaaaacaaatcgcagcatgttctatttctttgcgggtcatgcagaggcccgcacagaagcgTCACTAGTGAcaggccggctctgctctgcgcatgcaccggctggcggcagctggcacatagcagagcagagcTGACGTCGGGATCGGGTGAGTTGCAGGTcttgcaggggcatgggtccgcatctcactgcgagaattctcgcagctgggatctgacctggccgtctgcaggtggcctaaatatATGTATAATCATAAGTATAGCCTGTTGTGCTCTCGCACATCTTATATAATTTAACGCCATTAATGATTTGTTTGTCTTGTGAAGCTCATCAGCGACTCATCAACTCACAGATTTTTCTCAGTGGTATATACATTTTGAAAGAACTCCTttaggggggcggagcctggccgcggACTGTGATGGACGCCTGAGAGCAGCGCTCCCTCACTAAGCACGATTCCCGGCTCCATACAGCGGCAATAAGCAGAGAAAATGGGGAAAATCACAAGAGAGAAAGGAGGAGAACAGCAGGGGACACCTCGCCCCGCTCGCAGCCAGACTGACATGCAGCGGTTCTTAAAAGACCggagctcccgctccccgcacGGAGCAGGcaaaatggcgccggcagcagcggcagcgctGGCCtcagcaagagagagagaaagctcatCAGAAGGTGAAGAGGACGAACCTTTGTCCAAAGGCTTTATGAAAGACCTTCTACTCAGCACAATCAAGCCAGTAATGGCTGAATTACAAGAAATAAAGGAAGAGGTAAGGAGCATGGGGAGAAGGGTGGAGGAACTAGAGAGCTCAGCCACCTCCATAACTACACACTCAGGCGAGCTTGCCACGATAGTTAAGGAACAGCACCTGCATATTAATAGATTGCTCCTTACACAAGAAGATATGGAGAACAGGAGCAGGCGTAAAAATATACGCATAAAAGGCCTGCCGGAGTCTTGGGCGCAGGATACCCTGGGAAAGATTGCCCGAGAAATTTTCACAGACCTACTGGGGGGGGACAGAGCAACCTCCATAACCA
The nucleotide sequence above comes from Eleutherodactylus coqui strain aEleCoq1 chromosome 2, aEleCoq1.hap1, whole genome shotgun sequence. Encoded proteins:
- the LOC136611525 gene encoding uncharacterized protein; this encodes MKLVVIFLCLSVASFIGTSTGSGGTSVTMTKECVIHITFFCASASKNCNCAETCADGEKSTWQKATCDDLICTMTIFAQLYGLTLEAFLIKLGFAVAEIEAILTGDCTRIIAAFNGNLKNFLARVLYLVQYALAQLGYVLGNILTVILTTWNCKGVIPWLPSLLGDVNTILTTTTGSLTNLNCILGNVLGATGVLGLIVSILTGLLSALTGSFGGMLKGC